The following nucleotide sequence is from Salvia miltiorrhiza cultivar Shanhuang (shh) chromosome 7, IMPLAD_Smil_shh, whole genome shotgun sequence.
GTGTGAATTTTTATGAATCGGTGGAAGaagagatggttttcgatgtgactTTCAGGTATGTGAATGAATGGTAGCAATTGGGGGTTTTACCttcgatatatgtttcttgattgtgcaaagaattatgagttttgttgcaacacttttgtaagtaagtaaaacgtgatttgtccggtatatgctagaaggagtgttgtcattgtgattgcctacgatcgtatcttatctgtgaaatgtgaaaaatgttggacgaattgccaactctaaaaatgccagctctgaaacatctggccggctctgaaaacgtgacagctctgagtctctactcctctagtctaactatgagcatgggaaactacgtgaaaagactttggattacatccaaatggttttatttcatgaattatggctcaactgtcgactgtcgaaaatcttaagcacaaagAGTGtaaaaaaatggtgatattgattataaaggcgatcacattagggaattcacttctagcggagaattgggtctgatcgaattacttgcattactcttttgttgcttcttaaactttgagttacttgcatgatcgagagatgtgtgttgattgtaaaatcttgaattgactttgtaaatgtttggattggaaattagcattgttgaaatcaatctcttcctaggattcatatggattttgcttgaggacaagcaaaaggctaagtgtggggggttgatttatgcttaattgttctaattttaagggtttatatgagctttattttaagataatcttctggaaattggtatgttttatggcttgtttgatgctttgcaggagatttaggtttttagatggaagaatacaattttggagatttcggggctaaagaTGGCGTTTTTAGCTAAACTCTTAACTCTGTAGCAGAGAAGCAATCAAGattcagagaagcgaagccccgtgTTAGAGCCGAGAAGGCCCACGCCAGAGCTAAAACCCAGCGCTgcaagccagagcagcggaaccaatcACCAGAGGAGCGAAGTCaactagtcagagcagaggagtcactagtcagaggggagaaaagccagagcagcgaagtcaacttgtcagagcagaggagtcactagtcagaggggagaaaagccagagcagagaaatcaagaagccaaaGGAACCGAATGTCAAAGCAGCGAAGTGAATCGCCAGAGAAACTGGGAGTCAGAGCAGAcaagtgcgccagagcggaagccgttcctctggcgagagccgcgaattcggccagaatggagatgacttgcagcACGCGacacagctggagagttgccttatcttgcacgattctatttcctttaagagtccagctttgcatggcaacttccatagtgatcaagaaggatttgaagtctataaatagggcttaatTTTCGTCTTTCATAAGATATAattccttgccctaattttcgtcttttcctggagatcatctttcccttggcagccgcaaactttagacttagacttattagtttactttgattacgttcatccttttgctttagtttttagtgcagacgatttctcttttcattccagagtggttattttattttctttgcaatttaatttattctcttgttctatgtttacttttatttctttgcttgttcttaatttaagcatgagtagctaaacttttaattcggcgaaaataatgaaactctaatttaatgatctttgagacctaattggtttaaaattgattcctattgattccgattaattcctaggttcaatgataattctaattttatttaagtctgatcgacttaggtttaattggattatagtcaattagcacctccaatccgtaattattgGAATAAGGTTGATTAGtgacaaaactaccatgttcgtagtaggaattaattggtatattaattattactagcgtatctaggataattgatataaatggggttccttcaccttaatgctattagaatattaaatctaagactggcgtatccagctaggttatattttaataagggaaatagacaagaccagcgtatctagctgtctatcgacatagtaagtaggaattggggtatgtcagtgcgtatcacggtatcctataactcgttggttaatagggattaattgattattgcgtcgaggatcagagattaaattagtgtggatttatttgagccgaatgacctttctattgatttatttcaagagttatttctatttgatttgttgcattcttagttttaattaattcttctcaaaattaaggcgtggtggcatcaccgtttttatagatttagggatttgaatgatttttaactgctctctgtgggatcgaccctgcttaccattatactaatttattttggtaattccgcaggaattatttggtggttagCGACGTCCACCACCACATCAATGCGCGtttgggtggtagccataaaaggccgaccaAGTAGAACAAGTTGCCCATTCTCTCCCATAATACCTTGCTCTGCCtcgagcaccacaaaatctgctagcaccgtgattcctctcaccatgacCTCAACATCTTCTAAAAGACCACGAGTGCTACTAATTGCTCCGTCAGCTAATTGAAGTCTTGTATTCGTGCTTTTAAGCTCCTCTTCCctcctgcccaatttctgaaaaatagcatacGACATCAAATTGATTGCCGCACCTAAGTCTAACATGCCCATGAATTCTCCAGCTCgacccaaaccaataccaatAATAAAACTCCCTGGATCTTCTTGCTTCAGTAaagtttctgctctggccttgtgaagtttctgctctggccttatcaactctgTCGTTCTCTTCTGCTCTGGCGCccttcttctctgctctggttgcCAAGTCAGAgctggccctctctgctctgtcatccttctcctctgctctggcagccaAGTCAGAGCTGACCCTCTCTGCTCTGTcatccttctcctctgctctggcagccaAGTCACAgctggccctctctgctctgtcatccttctcctctgctctggcagccaAGTCAGAgctggccctctctgctctgTCATCTTTCTCCTCTGGTCTGGCTGCCAAGTCCGAgctggcc
It contains:
- the LOC130994275 gene encoding protein GRIP-like — its product is MVRAERASSDLAGRAEEKDDRAERASSDLAARPEEKDDRAERASSDLAARAEEKDDRAERASCDLAARAEEKDDRAERVSSDLAARAEEKDDRAERASSDLATRAEKKGARAEENDRVDKKLGRREEELKSTNTRLQLADGAISSTRGLLEDVEVMVRGITVLADFVVLEAEQELRV